One genomic segment of bacterium includes these proteins:
- a CDS encoding GAF domain-containing protein: MSPEQTRPKTRPPFGLLRKILQSILEEDLTQVLNLISGQSITLLNGYSCHIRLYDEKTGYLVLAGGQGPYVDIAEPLRSLDSHHLSAKVFATRQTIVLDSLQTLPEFLKLQQETKLSESAQRFFKHAKSQIIMPIVCKGKCIGITSIYSNVENFFDKEKVRIFEDINRITALAIEHHRLKKIQQEDTEERKRRIQLTHELSAHFRTQIHLPELLVTVVQKTWERMGAEAVNLFILNPKDNQLHKEATFSDGGVLDFTETIPPGAGLTGRTFSSDRAFSLLNDADAILQMTIPSYHEQYLRLPSRSFRQYLGVPLINEAGNAFGVFEVINKKSRSYSLDHPQLDREGFSSDDVELLQLIANIISIVIIDLRKNNNLQLLSRISEKIASSFNRKQILETVVHSIIELDYDGALLAFFHNNRIEAVESGGLSMDPAVLSGLAIDLADCQGCLQPGRQPSGQTKWGQPLYRTCLDLADPCCAMPFAALLAQKGYQSLICFPLMLEGAIIGTLQVLMKNRYDFSAAEIDLLQAFANQTAVAIQTCQLFEEKNRTIATLEQLQSIGKAVSGFTNLNQILDTILNEITKQPFGFSYGTITLKLGDRIKTVAGSKNVSEEWIRLSDYPLDSEDIQADIIRKGKPEILKGWDPRFNKEIFEKFGHDRLIRAFVPIKFRLEILGTLEVGDLLQHRPSISRQELAVLEAFMDYAGIAIKNAGLLKAQAQRAQRMVNVEEAIEEIIESNNLPDILQRTVHHAVQLAGADAGYIALCSKTDTLLKPAAQTTSSLSAPTIDYSVSRDITARVVQTKQVQMYQAPAAPGRGSAAPTSLSAMAVPLTYEGEVIGVLNVLADRTNAFSHDTLTLINILAGQASLVIQKQRYFDSLESLSSQFDYLKDLDLLYEEIIDKTNTTMDTHYSILWKLRDDGALVPVAGAGAFRQHDCVIREIPPGSDPLQRAVAGADLQSYEDIQKEEAFVNQKVVRKLKLHSMLAIPIFVQNKEIDVLLLNTYGNRPLHFSRIEMRLYQILAIKANAAISLALKASEQAKVLDMLTNHARLIGTGQIAMGFAHDSRNSLHTINALLSTLIDTIPAATRQRPEIEDVIHTLTAETEQLGTYFGRLTNYARLVDSVFETNDLHEIIQFVGKIFSPKLSKKKINIDMTDIEDGIGIECDRYQIEQVFMNLINNSIDAIDEARTQRLKIHGQITIRARRIAERAEIYFTDDGIGIVQSNIPQIFEPFFSTKGKKGTGFGLTICRLVVEKNHKGVISVKSDFGSGATFYISLPLKAEKN, encoded by the coding sequence ATGAGCCCTGAACAGACGAGGCCGAAAACTCGGCCGCCTTTCGGCCTGCTGCGCAAGATTCTCCAGTCCATCCTCGAGGAGGACTTGACGCAAGTGCTGAACCTTATCAGCGGACAGAGCATCACGCTGCTGAACGGGTATTCCTGCCATATCCGGCTGTACGACGAAAAGACAGGATATCTGGTATTGGCCGGCGGCCAAGGGCCTTATGTGGATATTGCAGAACCTCTGCGGTCTCTGGACAGCCATCATCTTTCCGCGAAGGTGTTCGCTACTCGACAAACCATCGTTCTTGACTCACTGCAAACGCTGCCGGAGTTTTTAAAACTGCAGCAGGAAACGAAGCTGAGCGAGTCTGCGCAGCGCTTTTTTAAGCACGCCAAATCCCAGATCATCATGCCTATCGTGTGCAAAGGAAAATGCATCGGCATCACCAGCATTTACAGCAACGTCGAAAACTTTTTCGACAAGGAAAAAGTTAGAATTTTTGAAGACATCAACCGGATCACCGCGCTTGCCATCGAGCATCACCGGCTCAAAAAGATTCAGCAGGAAGATACAGAGGAACGCAAGCGTCGTATTCAACTGACTCATGAACTATCTGCACATTTCCGAACGCAGATCCATCTCCCAGAACTGCTTGTAACCGTGGTGCAAAAGACCTGGGAGCGCATGGGCGCGGAAGCGGTGAACCTGTTCATCCTCAATCCCAAGGACAATCAGCTGCATAAAGAGGCGACGTTCTCCGATGGCGGAGTACTGGATTTCACAGAGACCATACCCCCTGGAGCGGGTTTGACAGGCCGCACTTTCTCCAGCGATAGAGCCTTTAGCCTTCTTAATGATGCGGATGCCATCCTGCAGATGACCATTCCCTCCTACCATGAACAATATCTTCGCCTTCCTTCACGAAGCTTTAGACAGTATCTGGGAGTGCCCCTGATCAATGAGGCCGGCAATGCGTTTGGCGTTTTTGAAGTCATTAATAAAAAAAGCCGTTCCTACTCGCTCGATCATCCACAGTTGGACCGGGAGGGCTTTTCGTCCGACGATGTCGAACTGCTGCAATTGATCGCGAACATCATCTCCATCGTTATTATCGACTTACGCAAGAACAACAATTTACAGCTCCTATCCAGAATCTCCGAAAAGATCGCTTCGTCCTTCAACAGAAAGCAGATTCTGGAAACGGTCGTCCATTCCATCATCGAGCTGGATTATGATGGAGCGCTGTTGGCTTTTTTTCACAACAACCGGATAGAGGCCGTCGAATCAGGGGGATTGTCCATGGATCCGGCCGTATTATCCGGCTTGGCGATCGATCTCGCGGATTGCCAGGGTTGTCTGCAGCCGGGACGGCAACCATCCGGTCAAACAAAATGGGGCCAGCCGCTTTATCGAACCTGCCTCGATCTCGCCGATCCCTGTTGCGCGATGCCGTTCGCCGCGCTTTTGGCGCAGAAGGGTTATCAATCACTCATCTGTTTTCCGCTGATGTTGGAAGGCGCCATCATCGGAACACTGCAGGTGTTGATGAAGAACCGGTACGATTTCTCTGCGGCAGAGATCGACCTGCTGCAGGCGTTCGCCAATCAAACCGCGGTGGCGATTCAAACCTGTCAATTGTTCGAGGAAAAAAACCGGACGATAGCAACCTTGGAGCAGTTGCAGTCCATCGGCAAAGCGGTGTCCGGATTCACGAACCTGAATCAGATCCTGGACACCATTCTCAACGAAATCACCAAGCAGCCGTTCGGTTTTTCCTATGGCACTATCACTCTCAAGCTCGGCGACCGCATCAAGACCGTGGCGGGGAGCAAGAACGTTTCAGAGGAATGGATCCGTTTGTCCGATTACCCTCTGGACAGCGAGGACATTCAGGCGGACATCATCCGTAAAGGCAAACCGGAGATTCTCAAAGGATGGGATCCCCGTTTCAACAAAGAAATCTTTGAAAAGTTTGGTCACGACCGTTTGATCCGCGCTTTTGTGCCCATCAAATTCCGCTTGGAGATTTTGGGGACGCTGGAGGTGGGCGATCTGCTCCAACACCGGCCTTCCATCTCCCGCCAGGAGCTGGCGGTTTTGGAAGCCTTTATGGATTATGCCGGTATTGCCATCAAAAACGCCGGGCTGCTAAAAGCCCAGGCGCAGCGTGCGCAGAGGATGGTGAACGTCGAAGAGGCGATCGAGGAGATCATCGAGAGCAATAACCTGCCGGACATCCTGCAGAGGACGGTCCATCATGCCGTCCAACTGGCCGGCGCTGATGCCGGCTATATCGCCCTGTGCTCGAAGACGGACACGCTGCTCAAACCGGCGGCGCAGACTACATCCAGCCTGAGTGCTCCCACCATCGATTACAGCGTCTCAAGGGACATCACCGCCCGGGTTGTGCAAACCAAGCAGGTTCAAATGTATCAGGCGCCCGCAGCGCCGGGTCGGGGCTCCGCTGCACCGACGTCTCTTTCGGCCATGGCGGTTCCGCTCACCTATGAGGGTGAGGTCATCGGCGTGCTAAACGTGCTCGCGGACCGGACCAACGCATTCAGCCATGACACCCTGACCTTGATCAATATTCTAGCCGGCCAGGCCAGTCTGGTGATTCAGAAACAACGCTATTTCGATTCATTGGAATCGCTCAGTTCGCAGTTTGATTATCTGAAGGATCTTGATCTCCTCTACGAGGAGATCATCGACAAAACCAATACGACCATGGACACGCACTACAGCATTCTATGGAAGCTCAGGGATGATGGCGCGCTGGTTCCGGTGGCCGGCGCCGGGGCATTTCGTCAGCACGACTGCGTGATCCGGGAAATACCGCCGGGCAGCGATCCCCTGCAGCGCGCAGTGGCCGGTGCAGACCTGCAGAGCTATGAAGACATTCAAAAAGAGGAGGCGTTTGTCAACCAGAAGGTCGTTCGAAAATTGAAATTGCATTCCATGCTGGCGATTCCTATATTTGTTCAGAACAAAGAGATCGATGTGCTGCTGCTGAATACCTACGGGAATCGGCCGCTCCATTTTTCACGCATCGAGATGCGGCTTTACCAAATCCTGGCCATTAAAGCAAATGCCGCCATCAGTCTGGCGCTCAAGGCTTCTGAACAAGCCAAAGTGCTTGATATGTTGACCAACCATGCGCGCCTGATTGGGACGGGGCAGATCGCCATGGGGTTCGCCCACGATTCGAGGAATTCGCTTCACACCATCAACGCGCTGTTGTCCACACTGATCGACACCATCCCGGCGGCCACGCGGCAGCGGCCGGAGATCGAGGACGTCATCCATACGCTGACGGCGGAGACCGAACAGCTGGGGACCTACTTTGGACGATTGACCAACTATGCGCGTTTAGTCGATTCAGTTTTCGAGACCAATGATCTGCACGAGATCATCCAGTTCGTGGGAAAGATATTTTCGCCGAAATTGTCCAAGAAAAAGATCAACATCGATATGACGGACATCGAAGATGGAATCGGAATCGAATGCGATCGCTACCAGATCGAACAGGTTTTTATGAACTTGATCAACAATTCCATCGATGCCATTGATGAAGCGCGCACCCAGAGACTGAAAATCCACGGGCAGATCACGATTCGAGCCCGCAGGATAGCCGAGCGGGCCGAAATCTATTTCACCGACGACGGAATCGGGATCGTTCAATCCAATATTCCGCAAATCTTTGAACCCTTTTTTTCCACCAAAGGGAAAAAAGGGACCGGATTCGGCCTAACCATCTGCCGTCTGGTGGTGGAAAAAAACCACAAAGGGGTGATCTCCGTTAAATCCGATTTTGGGTCCGGCGCCACTTTCTATATCTCACTGCCGTTGAAAGCCGAGAAGAACTAA
- a CDS encoding peptidase, translating into MSPMLCVLSALATTLIMAGCRTTPLTRKAPADYITKELAKFAPVELKADLSHLSADDKKCLRKLIQAAELIDQLFLRQVDPQNPQLLERLEKNQDQPYLDFFRIMYGPWNRLDHDKPFLNDRAKPAGAGFYPPDMTKEEFEAAMAKNPDQRKRFESNFTVIRRVKGELRAISYHLAYQPYTKQISELLEEAAALTDDAALKKFLRLRSRAFLTDNYYESDLAWMDLNGDLEVVIGPYEVYEDNLFNYKAAYEAFLCVVDKPASEKLAAASRYLREMEAHLPIADEYKSSRGLASPIKVVQEVLSAGDTKAGVQTTAFNLPNDERVREAKGSKKVMLKNVAQAKYEKCWIPIAQTLLAARPLQNVSFDMYFNDVLMHEMSHGLGPGLITQPNGERVDVAKLLKEHYAVIEECKADVLGVYNLLFLMDKGVFPKDEYGLFATYLGGMFRSIRFGINEAHGGGVAIQFNYLMEKGAFFSDSQGRLDLDEEKMAPALTELAQRVLMLQATGDYVGTQAFVNKYRVMSSVMQNCIDKLIEAPVDIRPTFRVDY; encoded by the coding sequence ATGTCGCCCATGCTCTGCGTTTTGTCTGCTCTCGCCACCACGCTGATTATGGCGGGCTGTCGAACCACTCCGTTGACCAGAAAAGCACCGGCTGATTACATCACCAAAGAGCTGGCCAAATTTGCGCCGGTGGAGCTTAAGGCCGATCTGTCCCATCTGTCCGCCGATGATAAAAAATGTCTAAGGAAATTGATCCAAGCAGCAGAGCTCATCGACCAGCTGTTTTTACGTCAGGTCGATCCGCAAAATCCGCAGCTGCTGGAGAGGTTGGAAAAAAATCAGGATCAACCTTATCTGGATTTTTTCAGAATCATGTACGGCCCTTGGAATCGACTGGATCACGATAAACCATTTCTCAACGACCGCGCCAAGCCGGCGGGGGCCGGGTTTTATCCGCCGGATATGACCAAGGAAGAGTTCGAGGCGGCGATGGCAAAAAATCCGGATCAGCGGAAACGGTTTGAAAGCAATTTCACCGTCATCCGCCGCGTCAAGGGAGAACTGCGCGCGATCTCGTACCATCTGGCCTATCAACCCTACACCAAGCAGATCAGTGAGCTGCTGGAGGAGGCGGCCGCGCTGACCGACGACGCGGCGCTGAAGAAATTCCTGCGCCTGCGCAGCCGCGCGTTTCTTACCGACAACTATTACGAATCCGACCTGGCCTGGATGGATCTGAACGGTGATCTGGAAGTGGTCATCGGTCCCTATGAGGTATACGAGGATAATCTATTCAACTACAAGGCCGCTTATGAAGCATTTCTCTGTGTAGTGGACAAACCGGCGAGCGAAAAGCTGGCGGCCGCCTCCCGCTATCTGCGAGAGATGGAGGCGCATCTGCCCATTGCGGATGAGTACAAATCCAGTCGTGGCCTGGCCTCGCCCATCAAGGTGGTGCAGGAGGTACTGTCCGCCGGCGACACCAAAGCCGGGGTACAGACCACTGCTTTCAATCTACCCAACGACGAGCGGGTACGCGAGGCGAAGGGATCAAAAAAAGTAATGCTGAAAAACGTGGCCCAGGCCAAGTATGAGAAATGCTGGATCCCCATCGCCCAAACCCTGTTAGCTGCCAGGCCGCTGCAGAATGTCAGCTTTGACATGTATTTCAACGACGTGCTCATGCACGAGATGAGTCACGGCCTGGGACCGGGCCTGATCACCCAGCCGAACGGCGAACGGGTCGATGTGGCCAAATTGCTCAAAGAGCACTATGCGGTCATCGAGGAGTGCAAGGCCGATGTGCTCGGCGTCTACAACCTGCTTTTTCTCATGGACAAAGGTGTTTTCCCCAAAGACGAATATGGATTGTTCGCCACCTATCTCGGCGGCATGTTCCGCTCTATCCGCTTCGGCATCAATGAAGCGCATGGCGGCGGGGTGGCCATTCAATTCAACTATCTGATGGAAAAAGGCGCGTTTTTCAGCGACAGTCAAGGGCGCTTGGATCTCGACGAAGAAAAGATGGCGCCGGCGCTAACCGAGCTGGCTCAACGTGTGCTGATGCTGCAGGCGACGGGCGATTATGTAGGAACCCAAGCGTTCGTAAACAAGTATCGTGTGATGTCGTCGGTCATGCAGAACTGTATCGATAAACTCATCGAGGCTCCGGTGGATATACGGCCGACGTTTCGTGTTGATTACTAA